The Lutibacter profundi genome includes a region encoding these proteins:
- a CDS encoding LysR substrate-binding domain-containing protein: MTIQQLEYVIALNIYRHFVTAAKKCFVTQPTITIQVKKLEKEIGFSIFDKSTSPFKPTNLGLMFIKKAEIILREVSDLKNMVSEELDNIDGSFKIGVIPTISPYLIPLISGSFSKKYPNTILKIDEMQTSNIISALQKKEIDVGILVTPLNESFIREIKLYNEPFVFYGQKKDFIENKRTISAKEIEKLDNVWLLKSGHCFRNQVLNICNNSNSNKNIKFQSGSIEALKKMVDNYGGFTLVPEMAIDDSDKGCNIHFTEPKPIREVSIVIHHSFCKDALVDALRLEILKKIPKEFVKNKHFIKINWR; encoded by the coding sequence ATGACCATACAACAACTCGAATATGTAATTGCCTTAAATATTTATAGGCATTTTGTAACTGCTGCTAAAAAATGTTTTGTAACTCAACCTACAATAACTATTCAGGTTAAAAAGTTAGAGAAAGAGATAGGTTTTTCAATCTTTGATAAGAGTACGTCTCCTTTTAAACCAACCAATTTAGGGCTAATGTTTATAAAAAAAGCCGAAATAATTTTACGTGAAGTAAGTGATTTAAAAAATATGGTAAGTGAAGAATTAGATAATATAGATGGTAGTTTTAAAATTGGCGTAATTCCAACAATATCTCCATATCTAATTCCATTAATTTCAGGTTCTTTTTCTAAGAAATATCCAAACACTATTCTAAAAATTGATGAAATGCAGACATCTAATATTATTTCAGCATTACAAAAGAAAGAAATAGACGTTGGTATATTGGTTACTCCATTAAATGAATCATTTATTAGAGAGATAAAACTGTATAATGAACCATTTGTGTTTTATGGACAAAAAAAAGATTTTATTGAAAATAAGAGAACTATTTCAGCAAAGGAAATTGAAAAATTGGACAATGTATGGCTTTTAAAAAGTGGACATTGTTTTAGAAATCAAGTTTTAAATATCTGTAATAATTCAAATAGTAATAAAAACATTAAATTTCAAAGTGGCTCCATTGAGGCTTTAAAAAAAATGGTTGATAATTATGGCGGTTTTACATTGGTGCCTGAAATGGCAATTGATGATAGCGATAAAGGTTGTAATATCCATTTTACAGAGCCCAAACCAATTAGAGAAGTAAGTATTGTTATTCACCATTCCTTTTGTAAAGATGCTTTGGTAGATGCTTTAAGGTTAGAAATTCTTAAGAAAATACCGAAGGAGTTTGTGAAAAATAAACACTTTATTAAAATTAATTGGCGGTAG
- a CDS encoding sugar phosphate nucleotidyltransferase encodes MNTNLENDYDENRITTALLLAAGTGSRLFPLTKNAPKCLTLVNEKSILERLVKNLKKQGFKRLVIVTGHKKECIMDFLGSKSKGLTIEYIYSPLYQTTNNIYSLWMARNIIKEPFVLFESDLVLKTSLLNKMVFPDRMAVAKMQPWLNGTTVSINKMNQVTQFQRGTTETYANIRFKTVNIYSFSLPSWQAIVKKLHQYISEGRVNCYYETVLSEMVDAKILTFETVSFDHKPWYEIDTIYDLSEAEKLFPIKLKKQIKLEVAKV; translated from the coding sequence ATGAATACTAATTTAGAAAATGATTATGATGAAAATCGTATTACTACAGCATTACTTCTTGCCGCAGGAACTGGTAGCCGTCTTTTCCCTTTAACCAAAAATGCACCAAAATGCCTTACTCTTGTAAATGAAAAATCTATTCTTGAAAGGCTTGTAAAGAATTTAAAGAAACAAGGATTTAAGCGCCTTGTAATTGTTACCGGCCATAAAAAAGAATGTATTATGGATTTTCTTGGTAGCAAATCAAAAGGTTTAACTATTGAGTATATTTACAGCCCTCTTTATCAAACAACAAATAATATTTATTCATTGTGGATGGCTCGTAATATTATAAAAGAACCTTTCGTTCTATTTGAAAGTGATTTGGTTTTAAAAACATCGTTACTAAACAAAATGGTTTTTCCTGATAGAATGGCTGTAGCAAAAATGCAACCTTGGCTGAATGGAACCACTGTTTCTATTAATAAAATGAATCAGGTTACTCAATTTCAAAGAGGAACAACAGAAACGTATGCCAATATTCGTTTTAAAACAGTTAACATTTACAGTTTTTCGCTTCCATCTTGGCAAGCTATAGTTAAAAAGTTACACCAATACATTTCAGAAGGAAGAGTTAATTGTTATTATGAAACTGTTTTATCTGAAATGGTTGATGCTAAAATCCTAACATTTGAAACTGTTTCATTTGACCATAAACCTTGGTATGAAATTGATACAATTTATGATTTATCTGAAGCTGAAAAACTGTTTCCAATAAAATTAAAAAAACAAATAAAGCTTGAAGTAGCAAAAGTTTAA
- a CDS encoding CDP-alcohol phosphatidyltransferase family protein, which yields MSIKKQVSMLGFAKDLPNICSLLGLLSALFGIYFAITGNFLASIIGVLWAVLFDWFDGIIARKMKGRTKEQGKFGSQLDSMIDIVSFGILPAILLLSYGNYSLWFMPGAFIIVATAAIRLSYFNIYGLIDSKTYKGLALDNNVLILAFVFLFESFFMHSTFSILIYAILIILSVFNLSSIKTPKFGEKWVYVLIIYVLILTLVFGWILCKEV from the coding sequence ATGAGTATTAAAAAACAAGTTAGTATGCTTGGTTTTGCCAAGGATTTACCAAATATTTGTTCTCTATTAGGTTTATTAAGTGCTTTATTTGGAATATATTTTGCGATAACAGGGAATTTTTTAGCTTCAATTATAGGTGTGTTATGGGCAGTACTATTCGATTGGTTCGATGGAATTATTGCACGAAAGATGAAGGGTAGAACAAAAGAACAGGGTAAATTCGGAAGTCAGCTCGACTCTATGATTGATATTGTAAGTTTTGGTATTCTGCCTGCTATTTTGCTGTTGAGCTACGGAAATTATAGTTTATGGTTTATGCCTGGTGCATTTATTATTGTAGCTACCGCAGCTATTCGTTTAAGTTATTTTAATATTTACGGTCTTATTGATAGTAAAACATATAAAGGTCTTGCTCTTGATAATAATGTGCTCATCCTGGCTTTTGTCTTTTTATTCGAAAGCTTTTTTATGCACTCCACTTTTTCAATACTTATTTATGCAATTTTAATAATTCTGTCTGTGTTTAATCTATCCTCAATTAAAACTCCAAAATTTGGAGAGAAGTGGGTTTATGTACTGATTATATATGTTCTAATACTGACATTAGTTTTTGGATGGATTTTGTGTAAAGAAGTTTAA
- a CDS encoding pyridoxal phosphate-dependent aminotransferase, with product MQHKYRTQTEKYTYVSKQHGGYYRHNFADHAYLYNLYFPPKAVFTHLKENIEDLVLNYPMAQDALAELIGNIINQPSERIVVGNGAAEIIKILSGSLAKKIIVPVPSFNEYVNAAPEGCVVEFPLEFPSFQLNVDKFAAEAIKVGADIAVVVTPNNPTSLLVPKTDLIRLAKKLEKHNCMLIVDESFLDFTDNKEQISLEQNIAEYPNIAILKSMSKAYGICGLRIGYLLTANVEFAEAVRKGIHIWNINGFAEEFLRILPKYNQEFKDSCEKVKTDRDAFYKMLCTIEGMTVFKPDANYVFCRLPDNALSGPEVTKRLFIKYNIYIKDSVGKTQPDADRYIRIASRTNDENNKLIESLIDVMY from the coding sequence TTGCAACATAAATATAGAACACAAACCGAAAAATACACATACGTATCCAAACAGCATGGGGGTTATTACCGACATAATTTTGCTGACCATGCTTATTTATATAATCTTTATTTCCCTCCAAAAGCTGTTTTTACACACCTCAAAGAGAATATTGAAGATTTAGTATTGAACTATCCTATGGCGCAAGATGCACTTGCCGAATTGATTGGGAATATTATTAATCAGCCTTCAGAAAGAATTGTTGTAGGCAATGGAGCTGCTGAAATTATTAAAATACTTTCTGGTTCTTTAGCAAAAAAAATAATTGTTCCAGTACCCTCATTTAATGAATATGTAAATGCAGCACCGGAAGGTTGTGTGGTAGAATTCCCATTGGAATTTCCATCATTTCAGCTTAATGTGGATAAGTTTGCAGCTGAAGCAATTAAAGTTGGAGCAGATATAGCCGTTGTGGTTACTCCCAATAATCCAACTTCTCTATTAGTACCTAAAACCGATTTAATTCGTTTGGCAAAAAAGCTCGAAAAACACAATTGTATGCTTATTGTTGATGAATCGTTTCTCGATTTTACGGATAATAAAGAGCAGATAAGCTTAGAACAAAACATTGCTGAATATCCAAACATCGCTATTCTTAAAAGTATGAGTAAAGCTTATGGAATTTGCGGACTGAGAATTGGCTATCTATTGACCGCAAACGTAGAATTTGCTGAGGCAGTTCGAAAAGGAATTCATATTTGGAATATTAATGGGTTTGCAGAAGAATTTCTACGAATTCTGCCTAAGTATAATCAAGAATTTAAAGACAGTTGCGAAAAGGTAAAAACGGATAGGGATGCTTTTTATAAAATGCTTTGTACTATTGAGGGGATGACGGTTTTTAAACCCGATGCTAACTATGTTTTTTGTCGCTTACCTGATAATGCATTAAGTGGACCAGAAGTAACAAAACGCCTATTTATTAAATACAATATTTATATAAAGGATAGTGTAGGAAAAACACAACCCGATGCAGACCGTTATATTCGAATTGCCAGTCGTACCAATGATGAAAACAATAAGCTTATTGAAAGTTTGATTGATGTAATGTATTAA
- the katG gene encoding catalase/peroxidase HPI: MTGATNTKKSNLNKRSASNSDWWPNRLNLDLLRKHSELTNPMDKEFDYVKEFKSLDYVALKKDIRALLSDSQDWWPADYGSYAGLFIRMAWHNAGTYRSGDGRGGSRSAQQRFAPQNSWPDNANLDKARRLLWPIKKKYGNKISWADLMILTGNVALESTGFKTFGFAGGRTDVWEPNDDVYWGAEEKWLDDSKRYKGERKLENPLAAVQMGLIYVNPEGPNGNPDPLLAAKDIRETFGRMGMNDEETVALIAGGHTLGKAHGAASASHVGPDPEASPIEAQGFGWKSDYKSGKGADAITSGLEVVWTSTPTKWSHLFFFNLFENEWELTKSPAGAHQWEPKNPKMMVPDAYDPDKMVKPGMFTTDLALRFDPIYEKIARKFYKNPDTFDEAFARAWFKLTHRDMGPKSTYLGPEAPTEDLIWQDPIPVVNYKTITKNDVENLKKQILNSSLTISEMVSTAWASASTYRNSDRRGGANGARIRLEPQVNWEVNNPKQLKKVLTVLEQIQKKFNAKSVTKKVSIADLIVLAGTAGVEKAASNAGYNYKVPFTPGRTDAIQEQTDINSFNLLEPMADGFRNYLKTKYTISTEELLVDKAQLLTLTAPEMTVLVGGMRALNTNFDGSKNGIFTTNKDKLTNDFFVKLLEMNTEWEAASDSKEEFVGKDRKTGEKKWTATRADLIFGSNSELRALAEFYASDDSKEQFVKDFISAWTKVMNLDRFELIYK; encoded by the coding sequence ATGACAGGGGCAACCAATACCAAAAAAAGCAACCTAAACAAAAGATCTGCCAGTAATAGCGACTGGTGGCCTAATCGATTAAATTTAGATTTACTACGCAAGCACTCTGAATTAACAAATCCCATGGATAAGGAATTTGATTATGTAAAAGAGTTTAAAAGTTTGGACTATGTAGCCTTAAAAAAAGATATCCGTGCATTATTGTCAGACTCTCAAGATTGGTGGCCTGCAGATTATGGAAGCTATGCAGGTTTATTTATTAGAATGGCTTGGCACAATGCCGGTACGTATCGTTCAGGTGATGGACGTGGTGGTTCTAGATCTGCACAACAACGATTTGCACCACAAAATAGTTGGCCTGATAATGCAAATTTAGATAAAGCAAGAAGATTGCTTTGGCCAATAAAGAAAAAATACGGTAATAAAATTTCTTGGGCAGATTTAATGATTCTCACGGGGAATGTAGCGTTAGAATCTACTGGATTTAAAACCTTTGGTTTTGCTGGTGGAAGAACTGATGTTTGGGAACCAAATGATGATGTTTACTGGGGAGCTGAAGAAAAATGGTTAGATGATAGCAAGAGATATAAAGGAGAAAGGAAACTCGAAAATCCTTTGGCGGCAGTTCAAATGGGACTAATTTATGTAAATCCAGAAGGACCAAACGGTAATCCAGACCCACTTTTGGCAGCGAAGGACATTCGCGAAACATTTGGAAGAATGGGAATGAATGATGAAGAAACCGTAGCGTTAATAGCTGGTGGTCATACACTTGGTAAAGCACACGGAGCTGCTAGCGCCTCTCACGTAGGACCAGATCCAGAAGCCTCACCCATAGAAGCTCAGGGTTTTGGTTGGAAAAGTGATTATAAATCTGGTAAAGGTGCAGATGCCATTACATCAGGTTTAGAAGTAGTTTGGACCTCTACTCCTACAAAATGGAGTCACTTATTCTTTTTTAATTTATTTGAAAATGAATGGGAATTAACAAAAAGCCCAGCAGGTGCGCATCAATGGGAACCTAAAAACCCAAAAATGATGGTTCCTGATGCTTATGACCCTGATAAAATGGTTAAACCGGGAATGTTCACCACAGATTTAGCTTTGCGTTTTGATCCCATTTATGAAAAAATTGCAAGGAAGTTTTATAAAAATCCAGATACTTTTGATGAGGCTTTTGCTAGAGCTTGGTTCAAATTAACGCATAGAGATATGGGGCCAAAATCTACCTATTTAGGGCCAGAAGCACCAACAGAAGATTTAATTTGGCAAGATCCAATTCCAGTTGTTAACTATAAGACAATTACTAAAAATGATGTTGAAAATTTAAAGAAACAAATTCTAAACTCAAGTTTAACAATTAGCGAAATGGTATCTACTGCTTGGGCTTCAGCTTCAACGTATCGTAATTCAGATAGAAGAGGTGGTGCAAATGGAGCAAGAATACGCTTAGAACCTCAGGTAAACTGGGAAGTAAACAACCCTAAACAATTGAAAAAAGTATTGACTGTTTTAGAACAAATTCAAAAAAAGTTCAATGCTAAATCAGTAACAAAAAAAGTATCAATAGCAGATTTAATAGTGTTGGCAGGTACTGCTGGAGTAGAAAAAGCAGCAAGTAATGCAGGTTATAATTATAAAGTACCATTTACCCCAGGACGTACAGATGCTATTCAAGAACAAACAGACATCAATTCATTTAATCTTTTGGAACCAATGGCTGATGGTTTCCGTAATTACTTAAAAACAAAATACACCATTTCTACTGAAGAATTATTGGTTGATAAGGCGCAGTTACTAACACTTACAGCACCCGAAATGACGGTTTTAGTTGGAGGAATGCGAGCATTGAATACTAATTTTGATGGAAGCAAAAATGGAATTTTCACAACAAATAAGGACAAATTAACCAACGATTTTTTTGTTAAATTATTGGAGATGAATACAGAGTGGGAAGCTGCTTCAGATTCTAAAGAAGAGTTTGTAGGGAAAGACAGAAAAACTGGAGAAAAAAAATGGACAGCAACTAGAGCAGATTTAATATTTGGCTCAAATTCTGAACTTAGAGCATTAGCAGAATTTTATGCAAGTGACGATTCTAAAGAGCAGTTTGTAAAAGATTTTATCTCGGCTTGGACAAAAGTAATGAATCTTGATAGGTTTGAATTAATTTATAAATAA